One segment of Hemitrygon akajei unplaced genomic scaffold, sHemAka1.3 Scf000113, whole genome shotgun sequence DNA contains the following:
- the LOC140723431 gene encoding endogenous retrovirus group 3 member 1 Env polyprotein-like, with protein sequence MNSMWTVTLLTVIYLILYVGKIEGKCDKCRNRVLEKGKERPGALVSHSHVNDQCYGKEKEECEEGGIKYTLRKNRGYPGGSVREEKGEGRSWSVRESTCPETEWICEREEKGRAEFGGVREEWGTYGKTRPEMKENLFIDLATRIATSLNVSDCWVCGGPHMSEQWPWIGESLSVWELLAHDWDKKRTGRTQEWKLTNYPEGQVCVERKGKVKVGESPCQSIKLAKTKNNATWWPEEPTWYITKGAKDNCTAMGNNSGIWNCSGHNPYEGIPSVWKAWRKAKKGGFVPEGLFWICGNQAYTKLPKGWGGVCFLGLIRPEFFLLPQDEDRELGIKLFDSLRREKREIKVGEWGDEWPPARIIEYYGPATWAQDGSWGYRTPVYMLNRIIRLQAVVEVITNQTALALELLAEQQSQMRTAIYQNRLALDYLLASEGGVCGKFNLTNCCLKINDNGKAVLKISDKIRKLAHVPVQTWRSLGNLSWLDSLLGGSWWRIALLIFGGILIMIIILPCLIPCLRALITRVVVQVMQPGNPADPAKMLLQRGRELKEWNPWTNP encoded by the coding sequence atgaactcaatgtggactgttacattattgactgtaatatatttaattctgtatgtgggaaaaatagaagggaaatgtgacaagtgtagGAACCGAGttttggagaaaggaaaagaacgaCCCGGGGCCCTTGTGTCACATTCACATGTAAATGACCAATgttatggaaaagaaaaagaggaatgtgAAGAGGGAGGAATAAAATATACCCTGAGAAAGAACAGGGGATACCCCGGTGGATCAgtgagagaagaaaaaggagaagggagaagttGGAGTGTACGAGAAAGTACATGCCCTGAGACAGAATGGATATGTGAAAGGGAAGAAAAAGGAAGGGCAGAGTTTGGTggagtcagagaagaatggggaACCTATGGAAAAACAAGACCGGAAATGAAGGAAAACCTGTTTATAGACTTAGCAACTCGAATAGCTACAAGTTTAAATGTAagtgactgttgggtttgtgggggACCCCACATGAGCGAGCAATGGCCATGGATAGGTGAGAGTTTGAGTGTGTGGGAGCTATTGGCTCATGATTGGGATAAGAAAAGGACTGGGAGGACGCAAGAATGGAAGTTAACAAACTATCCGGAAGGACAAGTATGTgtagaaagaaaagggaaggtgAAAGTAGGAGAAAGCCCATGTCAGAGTATAAAGTTggctaaaacaaaaaataatgccACTTGGTGGCCCGAGGAGCCGACTTGGTACATAACTAAAGGGGCAAAGGACAATTGTACGGCTATGGGAAACAATTCGGGAATCTGGAATTGCAGTGGGCATAACCCGTACGAAGGAATTCCCAGTGTTTGGAAAGCCTGGCGGAAAGCAAAGAAAGGAGGATTTGTCCCAGAAGGTCTGTTCTGGATTTGTGGGAATCAGGCATACACCAAATTGCcgaaaggatggggaggagtttgtttcTTAGGCCTTATAAGGCCAGAGTTCTTCCTCCTACCCCAGGATGAAGATAGGGAATTGGGAATCAAGTTATTTGACTCACTGAGAAGGGAGAagcgggagataaaggtgggagaatggggcgaCGAGTGGCCTCCAGCACGCATCATTGAATATTACGGACCAGCaacttgggcccaggatgggtcatgGGGTTACCGAACCCCGGTATATATGTTAAATCGAATAATACGCCTACAAGCTGTAGTAGAGGTGATCACCAACCAAACCGCATTGGCTCTGGAATtgctggctgagcagcaaagcCAGATGAGAACAGCCATATACCAAAATCGATTAGcattggattacctattggcctccgagggaggggtctgtggaaagttcaatctgacaaactgttgcctaaagataaatgataatggaaaggcagtgttgaaaatatccgacaaaattcggaagttGGCCCATGTGCCAGTACAAACTTGGAGATCCTTAGGGAACCTGAGTTGGCTGGATAGTCTGCTGGGAGGAAGCTGGTGGCGAATAGCCCTGTTAATATTTGGCGGAATACTCATAATGATAATCATATTACCATGCTTAATACCCTGCTTGAGAGCATTAATAACGCGAGTAGTAGTACAGGTAATGCAGCCAGGGAACCCAGCTGACCCGGCTAAAATGCTGTTGCAACGAGGCAGGGAACTGAAAGAGTGGAATCCCTGGACAAATCCTTAG
- the LOC140723432 gene encoding uncharacterized protein, with translation MAHQRVHTGERPFTCSDCGKGFMLSSHLMRHQSVHTGERPFTCSDCGKGFTQSSHLLVHQRVHSGERPFTCSDCEKGFTRSSDLWAHQRVHTGERPFTCSDCGKGFSQLSALKVHQRVHTGERPFTCSDCGMGFTQSSHLLRHQSVHTGKRPFTCSDCGKRFTQLYNLQSHQRVHTGEKPFTCLNCWKGFTQLSDLQNHQRVHTGERPFICSNCGKGFSDSSALRRHQRVHTGERPFTCSVCGKGFTQLSSLHSHQRIHTGEKPFTCSECGKGFSDSSTLRSHQRVHTGERPFICSVCGKGFTQSSTLLAHRSVHTVERPFTCSDCGKGFTQLSTLRSHQRVHTGERPFTCSDCGKGFTQLSTLRNHQRVHTGERPFTCSECGKGFTQSSTLLAHRSVHTVERPFTCSDCGKGFTHLSTLGNHQRVHTGERPFTCSECGKGFSQSSKLLAHQRVHTG, from the exons atggctcaccagcgagttcacacaggggagcggccattcacctgctcggactgtgggaagggattcatgtTGTCGTCTCACCtaatgagacaccagtcagttcacactggggagaggccattcacctgctcagactgtgggaagggattcactcagtcatctcacctactggtTCACCAACGTGTTCactctggagagaggccattcacctgctcagactgtgagaagggattcactcgatcatctgacctATGGGCACACCAacgtgttcacactggagagaggccattcacctgctcagactgtgggaagggattcagtcagttatctgcactgaaggtacatcagcgagttcacactggagagaggccgttcacctgctcagactgtgggatgggatttactcagtcatctcacctactgagacaccagtcagttcacactgggaagaggccattcacctgctcagattgtgggaagagatttactcagttatacaacctacagagtcaccagcgag ttcacactggggagaagccattcacctgcttgaactgttggaagggattcactcaattatCTGATCTACAAaatcaccaacgagttcacactggggagaggccattcatctgttcaaactgtgggaagggattcagtgatTCATCCGCCCTACGccgtcaccaacgagttcacactggggagaggccgttcacctgctcagtctgtggaaagggattcacacagttatccagcctacacagtcaccaacgaattcacactggggagaagccattcacctgctcagaatgtgggaagggattcagtgattcatccaccctacgcagtcaccagcgagttcacactggggagaggccattcatctgctcagtctgtgggaagggattcacacagtcatccacCCTATTGGCACATCGATCagttcacactgtggagaggccattcacctgctcagactgtggaaagggattcacacagttatccACCCTACgcagtcaccaacgagttcacactggggagaggccattcacctgctcagactgtgggaagggattcacacagttatccACCCTACggaatcaccagcgagttcacactggggagaggccattcacctgctcagaatgtgggaagggattcacacagtcatccacCCTATTGGCACATCGATCagttcacactgtggagaggccattcacctgctcagactgtggaaagggattcacacatTTATCCACCCTAGggaatcaccagcgagttcacactggggagaggccgttcacctgctcagaatgtggcaaaggattcagtcagtcatccaaactcctggcacaccagcgagttcacactgggtag